From Plectropomus leopardus isolate mb chromosome 17, YSFRI_Pleo_2.0, whole genome shotgun sequence, a single genomic window includes:
- the ccnf gene encoding cyclin-F: MKAGVHCRCSKCYSVPTRKRVRKRTPALTLLSLPEEVLLCVLQCLSAEDLLSVRAVHSQLRDIVDNHSSVWARVSFRDTWPSPNTLWLFERAAEKGNFEAAVKLGIAYLYNEGPLLSDEGRADVCGRKASHFFSLAESLHSPTADPFIWVFIRPPWSPTGSCCKAVVFDRLKAECDINAEKRGPLLHCLARVLQLFEGDERRSEAISMLEESSQAGCIQSSYLLWEHNRKAAMADPGRYLQCIRTLRDYAGKGSWEAQLSLAKVCSSGNPLGLDSKACSDLVAQLFSSSNPASRHCAQGIHRRGIKDTMRYILVDWLVEVTTMKDFSSLTLHVTVGCVDRYLGLRSVPKARLQLLGIACMVVCTRYMSKEILTIREAVWLTDNTYKYEDLVRMMGEVVSVLEGKIRSPTLLDYGEVLLSLLPLERRTTHLFSYICELSLLYSALATPPPSKLACAVLLLTRALHHYVPLWPGQLVDYTGFSKQDLTSLSVLLYVKCFSQDVPKDYRHVSLTGVKQRFEDEAYQHISKEKVMDYKELCQILEIPEVEPQMEPPSPTGQPADIHTFLASPSSTNKRRRDEDMPAERASFVATPTAELSNQEERLLGDILDWSLDTSCSGYEGDREEESEGEKDGNSSMISINLHSLTDADGGLEHCRALSSDDDSFEAEKEASKDRQDQESVSTDLHSSGYSSVQSVSPSSTCSSSSLLPCTFKTFTTSLGTASANAQPGFRLLVPMQRPRGTSNRQVKRKNSAAHSGGEVEREEEEGDVYSASAGFLSL; the protein is encoded by the exons ATGAAAGCGGGTG TCCACTGCCGTTGTTCAAAATGCTACTCGGTTCCAACAAGGAAGCGGGTCCGTAAGCGAACTCCAGCCCTAACCTTGCTGTCTCTACCTGAGGAGGTCCTCCTCTGTGTGCTCCAGTGCCTCTCTGCTGAGGACCTGCTGTCTGTCAGAGCA GTTCACTCCCAGCTGCGGGACATTGTTGACAACCACTCCAGTGTATGGGCCAGGGTCAGTTTCAGGGACACATGGCCATCCCCCAACACCTTATGGCTTTTTGAAAG GGCTGCTGAGAAAGGGAATTTTGAAGCTGCTGTGAAGCTAGGGATTGCTTATTTGTACAATGAAGGAC CATTGTTAAGTGATGAGGGGCGAGCGGATGTGTGTGGTCGCAAGGCCTCTCACTTCTTCAGCCTGGCAGAGAGCCTGCACTCTCCCACAGCAGATCCCTTCATCTGGGTGTTTATCCGTCCCCCATGGTCACCCACTGGCAGCTGCTGCAAGGCCGTGGTGTTCGACCGTCTCAAGGCTGAGTGTGACATCAACGCG GAGAAGAGAGGACCCTTGTTGCACTGTTTGGCCAGAGTTTTGCAGCTGTTTGAA GGCGATGAAAGACGTTCAGAGGCCATATCTATGTTGGAGGAGTCGTCACAGGCTGGCTGTATACAGAGTTCCTATCTGTTGTGGGAGCACAACCGGAAAGCAGCT ATGGCAGATCCAGGCAGGTACCTCCAGTGTATCCGAACCCTCAGGGACTATGCTGGCAAGGGATCCTGGGAGGCACAG CTCTCCCTGGCTAAAGTGTGCAGCAGTGGGAATCCGCTGGGCTTGGACTCCAAAGCCTGCTCTGACTTAGTGGCTCAGCTTTTTAGTTCCTCTAACCCGGCATCACGACACTGTGCTCAGGGCATCCATAGACGAGGCATTAAGGACACCATGAG GTACATCCTGGTGGACTGGCTTGTGGAGGTGACCACCATGAAGGATTTCTCCAGCCTGACGCTGCATGTGACAGTGGGTTGTGTGGACCGCTACCTGGGTCTGCGCTCTGTCCCCAAGGCTCGCCTCCAGTTACTGGGAATCGCCTGCATGGTAGTTTGTACACG CTATATGAGTAAAGAAATCCTGACAATACGTGAAGCTGTCTGGCTCACAGACAACACCTACAAATATGAGGACCTGGTTCGAATGATGGGGGAGGTTGTCTCGGTGCTTGAGGGAAAGATCAGG AGCCCAACGCTGCTGGACTACGGGGAggtgctgctgtctctgctccCTCTGGAGAGGCGGACCACTCACCTATTCAGCTACATCTGCGAGCTGTCGCTGCTCTACTCTGCTCTCGCCACACCGCCTCCTTCCAAACTGGCCTGCGCTGTTCTACTGCTTACTCGAGCACTACATCACTATG tTCCACTCTGGCCAGGACAGTTAGTAGACTACACAGGCTTCTCCAAACAAGACCTCACCTCCCTGTCTGTGCTGCTCTATGTCAAGTG TTTCAGTCAAGACGTTCCCAAAGATTACAGGCATGTATCTCTAACTGGCGTCAAGCAACGGTTTGAAGATGAGGCCTACCAGCACATCAGCAAAGAAAAg GTGATGGATTACAAAGAGCTGTGTCAGATCTTGGAGATTCCAGAGGTGGAGCCTCAGATGGAGCCTCCCAGTCCCACTGGTCAACCAGCAGACATCCATACCTTCCTCGCCTCGCCATCCAGCACCAACAAGAG GAGACGCGATGAGGACATGCCGGCCGAAAGAGCAAGCTTTGTGGCCACGCCCACGGCAGAGCTGTCCAATCAGGAGGAGAGGCTTCTAGGTGACATTCTGGACTGGAGCCTAGACACTTCCTGTTCTGGTTACGAGGGAGAccgagaggaggagagcgagggtGAAAAAGATGGCAATT CTTCCATGATATCCATCAATCTGCACTCGCTGACGGACGCAGACGGAGGACTGGAGCACTGCAGAGCCTTATCCAGCGATGACGACAGTTTTGAAGCAGAAAAGGAAGCAAGCAAGGATCGTCAAGACCAGGAATCCGTCTCTACTGACCTTCACAGTTCAGGATACTCCTCTGTCCAGAGCGTTAGCCCTTCTTCCActtgctcctcctcctccctcttgcCTTGCACATTTAAGACCTTTACCACCTCCCTGGGCACAGCCTCTGCCAATGCCCAGCCAGGCTTCCGCCTTTTGGTGCCCATGCAGAGGCCCCGGGGCACCTCCAACAGGCAAGTGAAGAGGAAGAACTCAGCAGCTCATAGTGGAGGTGAGgtggaaagagaggaagaggaaggagacgTGTATTCTGCCAGTGCGGGGTTTCTGAGCCTATAG